In the genome of Candidatus Margulisiibacteriota bacterium, the window GATAAGCCAGAGGAGCGTCGTTTTGTTTAAAATCGGCCAGATTTTTGTCGAACAAGTCCATAACTTAATTATATCACCCTTTACCGGGGAAAATCGGCTTGCGCCGGACGGCAGGATTTATTATAATATATGTAACAACCCCACCTAACGGGTGGGGTTTGTCGTGTCAAACGCCTGATGAAAAACGAAGCATTAGTCTTAAGCGCGGTCCTTGTTCCCGTTATCGGGGCATTCTTGCTGCCGCTGGCCGGTTTTATCTCCAAGCAGCTCCGTAACTGGCTGGCGCTGCTGCTGGTGGCGGTCCCGTTGCTTGCCTCGGCCTTGCTGCTGCCGCACGCTTTCAGCGGGGCGAAAGTTCTCTGTTTCATTATCGACCCGCTCTCGCTTTTTATGGCGCTGGTCTCCGCCGGCATCGGCCTGATCATTGTGCTCTACTCATTCGATTATATCGACCATTACGCTAACCAGAACGAATATTACCTGATGGTCGTCCTTTTCCTCGGCTCAATGATGGGGCTGGTCTACTCCAATAACCTGATCGCTTTGTACGTCTTTTGGGAACTGACGGCGATCGCCAGCTGGCGGCTGATCGGCTTTTACCGGGAGCCCAAAGACGTGCTTAAGGCCGATAAGGCTTTTTTGGTCACCGCTTTTGGCGCGCTTCTGATGCTGTTGGCTTTTGTCGCTATTTATCAATTGACCGGAACATTGGAATTGACCGGGATGGTCGGTTACGCGCTCCCCGGGTCGCTGGTCGCCCTGATCCTGGCCGGTATCTTGAGCAAATCGGCCACACTGCCGTTCCATACCTGGCTTCCCGACGCCGGCGTCGCGCCTTCGCCGGTCACCGCCTTGCTTCACGCGGCGGTCCTGGTCAAGATCGGCGTTTACGTTTTTGCCCGGTTGTTCCTGGCCACCTTTGCCATTGGGCAATTCTGGCATACCGCCGTACCGGCGATCGCGGCGGTCAGCGCGCTGGTCGCGGCCGGCGCCGCGCTGGTCGAGACGGACATCAAACGGATCGTTGCTTATTCCACGGTCAGCCAGATCGCTTTCATTTTCTTCGGGTTGGCGATCAATAACGTGATCGGAGTGGTGGGGGGACTTCTTTACATATTAATGCACGGCCTGGCCAAAGCCGGGCTCTTCCTCTCGGCCGGGATCATCGAACAGAACACCAAGACCAAAGATATCACCTTGATGGGCGGCTTGATCAAAACAATGCCGGTGACGGCGGTCTCGTTCCTCTTTTGCGCCTTTTCCGTCATGGGGATACCGCCTTTTGGCGGATTCTTCAGCAAGTATTTGGTGATCGCCGGCGGCCTGCGGAGCGGCGAGCTTTGGATCACGTTCGCTTTTGTGCTCGGCGCCTGCCTGACGATCCTTTATCTGCTCCGGCTCTTTACCCTGGTCTTTCTCGGCGAGCCGCGCGGAGTAACGGCCAAGGAAGGGTCCTGGTTGATGGTCGCCTGCGTCGCTTTCCTGGCTTTTCTTTCCCTGGCCGCGACGCTGGTCATCAACCTGCCGCTTAACTATTTAATGAAAGCTTTCGGCCACGCCGACCTCGGCCTGGCGGTGCTTTTCCGGTTCGATCATTTCGGCGTGCTGATCGCCGGGGCGATCGTGGCGTTCGCCGCCCTGGTGGCGCTTTATTCGCTGGTCTTCATGAAGGGGAAAGAGGGGGCCGGCCAGTTCTGGCTTTATCTGTTATTGACCGTGATCATGTCGGTCGGGGCGGTCCTGGCGAACAACCTGATCCTCTTCCTCTTTTTCTGGGAAGGTTTGCTGTTGACCCTGTTTGGTATGATCTACATAGGCGGACGCGCTTCGTTTCGCACGGCCGTTAAAGCGTTCGTGATCGTCGGGATCACCGATCTTTGCTTAATGGCGGGCTTGGCCTTGACCGGTTTACTGGCCGGGACCTTTGTGATGTCGGCAATCGCGCTGCCGGTCACCGGTTGGCCGGCGCTGGCCTTTGTCCTCCTGATGATCGGCGCGCTGGCGAAGGCGGGCGCGATGCCGTTCCACAGCTGGATCCCGGACGCGGCCAAGGACGCGCCGCTGCCGTTCATGGCTTTTGTCCCCGGCGCGCTGGAAAAGCTGCTCGGCATCTACTTTTTGACCCGCATCAGTCTGGAGCTGTTCCGTCTGACTCCGCATTCCTCGCTTAGCTATTTGTTAATGATCATCGGCGGCGTCACGATCGTTCTGGCGGTCATGATGGCGCTGATCCAAAAGGATTTTAAAAAGCTCCTTTCTTATCACGCGATCAGCCAGGTCGGCTACATGGTCCTGGGGATCGGCACGGCGGTGCCGGCCGGCATCGTCGGCGGCCTGTTCCACATGCTCAATAACGCTTTGTATAAATCGTGCCTTTTCCTGACCGGCGGCGCGGTGGAAAAAGAGGCGGGGACGACCGACCTCAGCAAGCTCGGCGGTCTTGGCGGGAAAATGCCGGTCACTTTCGGCTGTTTCATTATTGCCGCTCTTGCGATCTCGGGGGTGCCGCCGTTCAACGGTTTCTTCTCCAAAGAGCTGATCTATGACGGAGCGCTCGAGCGGGGTTGGCTCTTCTATCTGATGGCGGTCGGCGGCTCGTTCCTGACCGCCGCTTCGTTCCTGAAGCTTGGCCACGCGGCGTTCCTGGGCAAGGTTGCGGCGGCCAACCAAAACGTCAAAGAAACTTCGTGGCTGATGCTGCTGCCGATGATCGTGATCGCGGCGGTCTGCGTCCTCTTCGGCGTTTACAACGTTCTGCCGGTCAAGTATTTGCTCCAGCCGGTACTGGCGCCGCATTTGCTGGAAGGGCATAACTTTTACGGCTTGCCGTCCAATCTCCTGCTGATCGCGATCACTCTCCTGGTCCTGATCGGCGCGCTGCTCAATCATCTTTACGGCGTCAGGAAGACCGGCCAGGGCTTAGGGGCGGTCGATCATATCCACTACGCACCGGGGCTCCATCAGGCTTATGATCTGGCCGAAAAGAAGGCTTTTGACCCTTATGAGATTGGGATGAAAGGGGTCGGGGCCCTGTCGCGGCTCTTGTATAAGCTGGACCGCTTGATCGACGGATTTTACGAGGTGGTCGTGGTTAAACTGGTGGAGTGGGGATCGGCCCTGACCCGCCGGGTGCAGAGCGGCAACGTCAGCGCCTATGTCGCCTGGTCGCTGGTCGGCGGCCTGACCGTGCTCTGGTTGGTGTTGAGGTAAACAATGAGCTATTTACTGTTATTTTTGCCTTTGGCCGCGCTGATCGCGATGAACCTGGTCCCGGCCCGGTTCCGGACCAGGAGCGCGCTGGCGCTGGCCGCGGCGATCTGCCTGGCGCAGATCGCGATCGTGCTGGTCAATCCGACCGGTTTTTGGGACCGGCTGATCATTGCCGAGCTGGAACCGGTCTTCGGTTTTAATCTGCAGATCAGCGGCCTGGCCGTGGTCATGATGCTGACGGCCGGTTTGGTCTCGCTGGCCGCCCTGCTGGTGGCCGCCGCTACCTGGCGGCGGGAAAATGACCTGCTTAATTTTTCTTCCCTCCTGATGATCGCCCTGATCGGGATGAACGGGATCGCCATGGTCAACGGCCTGTTCCAGCTCTACATCTTTATCGAAGTGACCGCCCTGGCGACGTTCGTCCTGATCTGCCTCCGCCATGACCGGCTGGCTTTTGAGGGGGTCTGGAAATATCTCCTGCTTTCCGTCGTCGCCAGCGTCATGATGCTGGCGGCCATCGGCCTTGGGTTGATCTTCGCGCCGAGCAATACTTTCATCGCCCTGCGGCAGGCGATCCCGGCCGCGGCCGGGAGTTTCGCGCCCCGGGCGGCGATCGCCCTTTTTCTCAGCGGACTGCTGATCAAGAGCGGGGTCGTGCCGTTCCACGGCTGGCTGCCCGACGCGTACTCGTCGGCGCCCGGCCCGGTCGCCGTTCTTTTGGCCGGCATTATCACTAAGGCTACCGGCGTCTTTGCCTTGATCCGTTTAGTCAGCGAAGTTACCGGCCCGGCGCCGGTCGCCAATATCCTCTTATTGACCGGAGCGCTGTCGGTCGTGGTCGGCGCGCTGGCGGCCCTCGGCCAAACGGACGTTAAAAGACTGCTGGCTTATTCGAGCATCAGCCAGATCGGCTACATTATATTGGCGTTAGGCGCGGGGACCAGACTGGGCTTGTTGGCCGCGCTGTTCCATTTCTTTAATCATGCTGTGTTCAAGTCCCAGCTGTTCGCCAATGCCGCCGCGCTGGAAGAACAGACCGGCAGTACCGATCTGAACAAGATCGGCGGACTGGGCGGGAAAATGCCGGTGACCGGGGTAACGATGCTGATCGCTTCGCTCTCGACGGCCGGTTTGCCGCCGCTGGCCGGGTTCTGGAGCAAACTGGCGGTCGTCATGGCGCTCTGGTTCGCCGGCCAATATGTTTACGCGTTGATCGCCGTTTTGGCCAGCGTGTTGACCCTGGCGTATTTCCTGCTGCTGCAGCGGAAACTGTTCTTTGGCCGGGTCGATCCGGCGATGAGCGGCGTGACCGAGGCCGGCGCGCTGTTACTGCTGCCGGCGGTCGGCC includes:
- a CDS encoding proton-conducting transporter membrane subunit; protein product: MKNEALVLSAVLVPVIGAFLLPLAGFISKQLRNWLALLLVAVPLLASALLLPHAFSGAKVLCFIIDPLSLFMALVSAGIGLIIVLYSFDYIDHYANQNEYYLMVVLFLGSMMGLVYSNNLIALYVFWELTAIASWRLIGFYREPKDVLKADKAFLVTAFGALLMLLAFVAIYQLTGTLELTGMVGYALPGSLVALILAGILSKSATLPFHTWLPDAGVAPSPVTALLHAAVLVKIGVYVFARLFLATFAIGQFWHTAVPAIAAVSALVAAGAALVETDIKRIVAYSTVSQIAFIFFGLAINNVIGVVGGLLYILMHGLAKAGLFLSAGIIEQNTKTKDITLMGGLIKTMPVTAVSFLFCAFSVMGIPPFGGFFSKYLVIAGGLRSGELWITFAFVLGACLTILYLLRLFTLVFLGEPRGVTAKEGSWLMVACVAFLAFLSLAATLVINLPLNYLMKAFGHADLGLAVLFRFDHFGVLIAGAIVAFAALVALYSLVFMKGKEGAGQFWLYLLLTVIMSVGAVLANNLILFLFFWEGLLLTLFGMIYIGGRASFRTAVKAFVIVGITDLCLMAGLALTGLLAGTFVMSAIALPVTGWPALAFVLLMIGALAKAGAMPFHSWIPDAAKDAPLPFMAFVPGALEKLLGIYFLTRISLELFRLTPHSSLSYLLMIIGGVTIVLAVMMALIQKDFKKLLSYHAISQVGYMVLGIGTAVPAGIVGGLFHMLNNALYKSCLFLTGGAVEKEAGTTDLSKLGGLGGKMPVTFGCFIIAALAISGVPPFNGFFSKELIYDGALERGWLFYLMAVGGSFLTAASFLKLGHAAFLGKVAAANQNVKETSWLMLLPMIVIAAVCVLFGVYNVLPVKYLLQPVLAPHLLEGHNFYGLPSNLLLIAITLLVLIGALLNHLYGVRKTGQGLGAVDHIHYAPGLHQAYDLAEKKAFDPYEIGMKGVGALSRLLYKLDRLIDGFYEVVVVKLVEWGSALTRRVQSGNVSAYVAWSLVGGLTVLWLVLR
- a CDS encoding proton-conducting transporter membrane subunit: MSYLLLFLPLAALIAMNLVPARFRTRSALALAAAICLAQIAIVLVNPTGFWDRLIIAELEPVFGFNLQISGLAVVMMLTAGLVSLAALLVAAATWRRENDLLNFSSLLMIALIGMNGIAMVNGLFQLYIFIEVTALATFVLICLRHDRLAFEGVWKYLLLSVVASVMMLAAIGLGLIFAPSNTFIALRQAIPAAAGSFAPRAAIALFLSGLLIKSGVVPFHGWLPDAYSSAPGPVAVLLAGIITKATGVFALIRLVSEVTGPAPVANILLLTGALSVVVGALAALGQTDVKRLLAYSSISQIGYIILALGAGTRLGLLAALFHFFNHAVFKSQLFANAAALEEQTGSTDLNKIGGLGGKMPVTGVTMLIASLSTAGLPPLAGFWSKLAVVMALWFAGQYVYALIAVLASVLTLAYFLLLQRKLFFGRVDPAMSGVTEAGALLLLPAVGLSVITVLLGLALPLFWLVGR